The nucleotide sequence TACAGACTCTAGCACTCAAGCTCTTATAGTTTTGGCTCAAACTTTGATATTTGTGTTTTGTCTTGTGTATTCAAAGATTAAGGCGTTATGATTTCACTTTTGCTACCATTTACGCTGTGATATATAGTAGTTTTATGCTTAAAAGCATAGTATTTTAGTAGTTTTTGCTGCAATTTTGGCTCTATTGATGGGACAAACCAACCGTTATTTGTGATTGCTATCATAAATTTAGGAGAGTTTGCATATAGTTCGTCTCTGCTAGCTTCATAGCATATCGCGCTTCTGATTTTCACTCCTAATACCTCATAATCGCTTACGCTAGGGGCTCTTTCAAAGTCTTTTTTGCCTTCAAAAAATATATTATTTATCAAATTTTTGAAAAACTCAGGAAGCGGAATCGCCTCACCAAAAGGCACCAAAACTACTTTATCAAGTCTTTGTACATTTTCGTTTTGAATCACGTAAGCTGCATTATAGGACATATTATTTTCATATCCTAAAGCTCCTACTACTATGGCTATATCATTTGATTTTTGTTTTAAAACATCTAATAGCTCAGGTTGATGGTCTAAAAATAGAGGAAACGCGCTTTCTGGAAATACGATCAAGCTACTGTTTTTTTCTATAGCTTTGTCTATTAATAGTAGATTTTCATCTATAAATTTAGATCTTAAACTTCGCTCCCATTTCTTGCTTTGAGGGACGTTTGTATTTACTAATTCTACATTAAAAGGTAGTAAATTTGGATTAGTTTTGCTATTTAAATTTAAAAAAAGAAAGATAACTAAGATAGGAAATCCTACTTTAAATCCAAATTTGATATAACATATAATGGCAGCTAAAACTGCTCCAAGAGTCCAAATTTGTGGCTTAAAAATAGTATCTACAAATATCAATTCAAGATTAAACCAGTTAAAATCAAACGGATAAAAATACCCAAGAGCCATTAGCATAATAGATCTTAATATTAAATTTGAAAAATATCCACTAACTAAAAATAAAAACGCATAAATAGTAGCTATACCAACTATCCCAAGCGGGATAAGATACCAAAATCCATAGTAAAAAAGGCTAAAACTTATCCAATAAAACCAAAATACTCCTATAAAAAATCCACTCCAAAACCATACTTGTTTAGTTGATTTTAATAGAAAATAGAGTCCGATAATGGCTAAAATCATTCCTATATATAAAAAAATTTTAAGTTCTAAAAGAGATAGAAATATAAAATTCGATATTAAAATTGCTATTTCAAAGCCATTTCTTATAAAATTTAAGGTAAAATATGTACTTAAATTTTTACTAAAGGATACCCATGCCAGAGATTGTAACTTCATTATTACCTCTAATTGTATTATTTGCAATTTTTTATTTTTTGGTTATAAGACCACAACAAAAGCAGCAAAAAGAGCATAGAAATATGCTATCAAATCTCCAAAAAGGCGATAAGATCGTTACAAATGGAGGTCTGTTTTGTGAGGTTGTAAAACCTGAGGATGATTTTATCAAAGTTAAGCTTAATGATGAGGTAATCGTAAGAATCGATCGCAACTTCGTAGCTAAAAAAATAGACAAAATCGAGAAAAGCGATGCTTAAAGGTAGAGTAACTTATAGACTAGTTATTTTTATCTTAGCGCTTATATTTGGGCTTGGCTTTTCTATGCCAAGCTTTTTACAGAGTGAAAAGGGATATAAAATAAGCTTAGGTCTTGACTTGCAAGGCGGCTTACATATGCTACTTGGCGTCCAAACAGATGAAGCCATTACTTCAAAAATAAAATCAATCGCTTCTAGTATCAGATATTTTACAAATAAAAACGATATCTTAGTAGAAAATTTAAAAACCGATACCGATACTGTTCATTTAACTATCTTAGATAGTGATGAAGCTAAAAAAATAGATGAGATGTTAAAAAGTATCAAAGGCTTAGATATTAAAAAAGATGGTTTAAATTATAGAATTTCTTTAACTGCAGCTGAAAAGATAGATACGGCTAAATACGCAGTAGATCAAGCTGTTGAAACTATAAGAAATAGACTAGACCAATTCGGTCTTGCCGAGCCTACTGTCGCAAAACAAGGTGATAATCAAATTTTAGTCGAGCTTCCGGGTATAAAAACCGCTGCTGATGAGCAAAGAGCTAAAGATCTCATAGCTAAATCAGCACATCTCCAGCTTATGGCTCTTGATGAAAAGAGGCAAGATCAAGCAAATAAAATGAGTGAAGCTGAAGCATACGCTTATGGAGACGTGCTTTATCCTGATGTAAAAAATCCTAAATTTAAATATCTTATAAAAGATATCCCGGTGCTTGATGGCAATATGCTAGTTGATGCAAGAGTTGCATTTGACAATCAGACAAACTCTCCTATCATAAGTTTTACTTTAAATGCAGAAGGTGCTAGAATATTTGGTGATTTTACCGGATCAAACGTTGGAAAACGTCTTGCTATAGTACTTGATGGAAAAGTTTATTCAGCTCCTGTTATAAATGAAAGAATAGGCGGAGGAAGCGGTCAGATAAGTGGTGGATTTAGCGTAGAAGAGGCTCATGACGTTGCCATAGCTCTTAGAAGCGGCGCACTTTTAGCTCCTGTTAATATGCTAGAAAAAAGAAGTATAGGTCCTAGCTTAGGACAACAAAGCATAGATCAAAGTATGGTAGCACTAGCTGGTGGAGCTATTTTGGTTGTTTTATTTATGGTGCTTATTTATGGGCTTGCTGGAGTTTTGGCAAATATAGCTTTGGTAGTAAATATCTTGCTTTTAGTGGCTGTGATGGCTCTTTTTGGAGCTACTTTGACTTTGCCGGGTATGGCTGGAATTTTGCTTACTATAGGTATGGCAGTAGATGCTAATGTTATCATAAATGAACGGATACGCGAACTTTTAAAAGCTGGGCAGAGCGTTCATGTCAGTATAGAAAAAGGTTACGAAAACGCTATGAGCGCGATAATCGATTCAAATTTAACCACGCTTATAACTTCAGCTGCTTTATATGCTTATGGAACAGGTCCTGTTAAAGGATTTGCCGTTACTATGAGTATAGGTATTTTGGCATCTATGCTAACTGCTATATTAGGAACTCATGGTATGTTTGAGTTTTTAGGTAAAAAGATAGAAAACAATAAAAATAGTATGCTGTGGTTCGGATATAAGATAAGGAAGGTAGCTTAATGCAGATATTTGATAATGGTAGAATTTATGATTTTATGGGCAAGAGATGGATATTTTTTTGCTTTTCTTTTATACTATTTTTTGGTTCTATCGTACTTATTTGTACTAAAGGATTAAATTATGGAATTGATTTTTCTGGTGGTACTCTTATACAAGTAAAATACGAAGGAAAAGCACCTCTTGATGATATAAGAGATAAGCTTTTAGCAAATGAAGTTCTTAAAAATGCGAATGTAACGGAGTTTGGTTCAGATGATGAAATCACGATTAGATACTCAGGAAGTAGTGATAGTCTAGGAAGTGATCCAGGATCTGTAGTAACAAGTATCCTTGAGGGCACAGGTAAATTTGAGATAAGAAGAGTTGATGTCGTAGGTCCAAAAGTAGGTAGCGAACTTAGACAAAAAGGTTTAATGGCGATAGGGGTTTCACTTATTTTGATACTTGTTTATATCGGAGTGAGATTTGAGTGGAGATTTGCTTTGGCTGCTATTATCAGTGAAATTCATGACGTAGTAATAACTATAGGAGCTATAAGCTTGCTTAGTATAGACGTGAATTTAGATACGTTAGCTGCGGTATTAACGGTGCTTGGATACTCGCTAAATGATACTATTATTATATTTGATAGAATTAGAGAAAGAGTAAAAGAGAGTAAATTTATAAAACTAAACGACGTTATAAATGAGTCTGTTTCATTGACTCTATCAAGAACGATTATGACGTCGATGACTACATTATTAGCGGTTTTAGTGCTATTTTTCTTTGGTGGAGATATGATAAACGGATTTTCTATTATTATGCTTATAGGTATCATCATAGGTACTATTAGCTCGGTATTTATAGCTTCTCCTATGCTTGGCTGGTTTAAATTTAGTGTTGATCATTATAGATCTCACCTTACAGCTAAAGAGGTTAAAAGAAAAGAAAAAGAGAAAATTCGTGCTATGTATGAAAAAGGAACTATTTAAGGAGCTAGTATGAATTGGGGTAAGGTTATATACACGTTTTTTGCTCTTATGAGCTTGACCACGACTGCTGGATTTTTATATGATAAGAGTGAGATTACGTTATTTATAGCAGCTAGTATAAATTTGATTTCTACTTTGCTTAAAATAGGAGTTAGAAATATGCTCTCTGCTGAGCTATTTGCTAGCTCGCTTGTGGCTGATTTGCATTTAATTCCAGCTTTTGTGCTTTTAGTTATAGGAGCTAATGAAGTTATCGTGTATTCTTTAGTTATCGGAGGAGTCATAGCAAATATATTTTCTATGTTTTTACTTCTAACTGAAGCTAGTAAAATAAGAGATGAATTTTAAGGAAGATTATGGAATATAGTGCGAAAAATATCGAATACAAATGGCAACAAATTTGGAAAAAAGATGGTTATAGTGAGCCAAAAGATGACTACTCTTTACCAAAAAAATATATTCTTTCTATGTTTCCATATCCAAGCGGTAGGCTTCATATGGGTCATGTGAGAAACTATAGTATAGGAGACGCTCTTTCTCGCTACTATAGAAATAGAGGCTATAATGTTTTACAGCCAATAGGATTTGATAGCTTTGGTATGCCAGCAGAAAATGCAGCTATAAAGCATAAAATTCACCCTAAAATTTGGACTTATGATAATATAGATTATATGACAAAAGAGCTTGATGCTCTAGGTTTTAGTTTTTCTAAAAAGAGACTTTTTGCGACTAGTGATCCTTTATATACCAGATGGGAGCAGGAATTTTTTATTAAAATGTATGAAAAAGGACTTGTATATAGAAAATCAGCCGTGGTAAATTGGTGTGAAAATGATCAAACTGTTTTAGCCAATGAACAAGTAGAAGACGGAAAATGCTGGAGATGTGGTCACGAAGTTGTACAAAAAGAGATGCCTGGATACTATCTAAAAATCACAGACTACGCAAATGAGTTACTAGAGTGTTTAAAAGATTTAGAAGGTAAATGGCCAAATCAAGTTTTAACTATGCAAGAAAACTGGATAGGTAAAAGTTATGGGCTTGAGTTTGAGTTTAAATTTGATAGTGCCAGTAAAGTTTTGCTTGATGGTATGGAGGGATTTAAAGTCTTTACGACTCGTCCTGATACTATATACGGCGTTAGTTACGCTGCTATCGCTCCTGAGCATATAGTTGTAAAAAAGTTGCTTGAAAAAAATATACTTGATGAGCAAACGTCTGATAAGTTAAAATTTATATTAAATCAAAGTCCAAAACAGAGACAATCTAGCGATAAAGACGGTCTTAGTTTGGGATTAAACGTAATTCATCCACTAACTAACGAACTAGTGCCTGTTTGGTGCGCAAATTTTGTACTTGCAGAGTATGGTGGTGGAGCTGTTATGTCTGTTCCTGCTCATGATGAGAGGGATTTTGAGTTTGCTAGCAAATTTAATCTAAATATCAAGCAAATTATAAAATCAGACACGCTTCCATACTGCGAAAAAAACGGAGTTTATATAAACTCAGAGCTTATAAACGGACTTGAATACGAAGAAGCTAGAGAGAAGATAATCTCCAAATTTGAAAAAGAGGGTTGGGGAAATAGAGTTACAAATTATAAACTACGTGACTGGGGAATTTCACGTCAAAGGTACTGGGGAGCTCCTATACCGATGATACACTGTAAAAAATGCGGCGTAGTACCTGAAAATATATCAAATCTTCCTGTTAAATTGCCTGATGATGTTGTTATAACTGGTGAGGGAAATCCTCTTGACAAGCATAGCGAGTTTAAAAATTGCAAATGCCCAAAATGCGGCGGCGATGCTACAAGAGAAACAGATACTATGGATACGTTTTTTGAGAGTTCGTGGTATTTTGCAAGGTTTGCAAGTGATGAAAAAACATGGGAAGATGTAGCTTTTGACAAAAAAAGCGTTGATTACTGGATGAACGTTGATCAGTATATCGGGGGAATCGAACACGCTATTTTGCATCTTTTATATGCTAGATTTTTTCAAAAAGCTTTGAGAGATCTTGGGTATTTAAGGGATTGCGAACCATTTGATAGTCTTTTAACTCAAGGAATGGTGCTAAAAGACGGTTCTAAAATGAGTAAAAGCAAAGGAAATACCGTAGATCCAGATGATATTATAAATAAATTTGGAGCTGATACCGCAAGGTTATTTATACTTTTTGCAGCGCCTCCTCAAAAAGAGCTTGAGTGGAATGATAGCGCAGTAGAAGGAGCATTTAAATTTATAAATAGACTTTATGATAGAAGCGATAATGCTTATAAAACTGAAAATATACCACAAATCAACCATTCAAATTTAAATAAAGATGAGAAATATGCAAGGCTAAAAGTCTATGAAGCTCTTAAAAAATCAACCGATGTTTTTGAAAACAGCTTTGCTTTTAACACGCTTATAGCAGCTTGTATGGAGGCTTTAAACGGTTTAAATGCTCAAGATAATAAAGATGTATGGACTGAGGGTTATTTTATTATTTTAAATTTACTTGAGCCTATCATTCCTCATGCTTGTTATGAACTTAGTAATGAGTTATTTGGTCTAAAAAACTTTACAAAATTAAGTTTAAAAGATGAAGTTTTTGTAAAAGATAGCTTAAGCTTAGCCATAACTATAAATGGTAAGCGTCGTGCAGAAATAGAGGTTTCGGCTTTTGAAAGTGATGATAAAATTTTAGAGATAGCCAAAAAAGAGGTTTCTAAATGGATAGATGGTAAAGAGATATTAAAAGAGATATATGTGCCTAATAAGCTTATAAATTTAGTTATAAAGGGCTAGAATGAAGACGCTTTTAAATTTGATAGTCGTTCTATTTTTTATGGGATGTGGTTATAAACCAGTTTCTGTTATAACCGCAGATGTTTTAGATGAGTCTGTTTGGGTAGATGTGATAATGAGTAAAACAGATCCTGAAAATACAGTTGCTATCAAAGACAGCGTAAGAGAAGCTATGATAAAAAGGCTTGGTAGAAATTTAACTACAAAAGAAGAAGCCAATAGCATCATTATAGCCAGTATAAAATCACTTACTTTTAATGCGATTTTATATGATCAGTTTGGTTATGTTACTGCTTATAAAACAAATTTGATTGTTGATTATAAAGTGAAGCTAAAAAATGGAGATATAAAATATATAACTACAAGCGGGGACTATGATTTTAGGATTACAAAACGTATAAATAATACTAGATTTACAGATAGCGTTATAAGTGACAAGGATAGATTTGAGGCGATCAAAAACGCGTCTTTACAGTCGTTTGATGAGTTTATTTCTAGGTTAGCTATTGAAGGTTTAAGAGATGGCAAGTATAGTAAGTGAAGTTATAAAAGATGTTATTTTAGAGGCAAATTCAAAAAAGATAGTTCTAACTCCAGATAATTATCATATGCTTTTTTGTGAAGCGGCTAAAAGAAAAGGCGTATCGGTAGAAGACTGTAAAAAACTAGAAAAATATATTTCAAAGCTTGACAAAGTTTATCAAGATGAGCTAAAAAAGATGAATGTAAGAAATCTGGATGAACTTTTTGCATTTATCAGCTCACGACTAAATCGTATAAATCCAAGCGATTTTACTAAACTTACTCAAGCTTTTACTCTGCTTACAAAGCGCATTTTACAAAGTATAAGCTTACTTCATAACAAACAAGCAAGAAATTTAGCAAATATAAGCGTACAGACTATCGATAAAAAAATTAGCGTAGAAAATATCAATATTATAAAAGATAAGTGGTTTAACTTTTTAAGCGACTACAATGATGATTATCTAAAAAAATTAGAGCAGTACGGTATAAAAAATAGCGATGATTTAGAAAATATTGTAAGCAAACTTTTGAATGCTAAATTTATTCCAAGCAGTGATGATAGAGACTACACAAAACTTGCTGAACTTATGATAGCTGCTTTAGTTCCTTCGATAGCTTCTAGTATGAATGATGAATTAGCAGCTATAAGTGATGAGATAAGAGCCAAACCAGAGCTTTTGCAAAGCGAGGGTATGCAAAGTGATATCAAAAAATTTATTTTGAAAAGAGTTGATTTAGATAAAGGTGAAGTGAAGCAAAAAATTATCATTTTAGATAGAATTTTAGATGATATCAATGAACGAATAAAGTATTTTATATCTAGAGTTGCGCAAAATGAAGATGGCATAAGTAGTATAAAAAATGATTTAAATAATATTAAATCCAATGATGACTATATCATTGTTAAAGAGAAACTTTTACATGTATCGAATTCTTTTGAATTTGAGATAAAAGATTTTTTAGCTAAACTTGTGGAGGATAAAAAAGTTATCTCTGAGTTAAAAGCTAGAGTAAAAGAGCTAGAAGATATGCTTTTGCGAGCAAAAGAAGAGATAAGTAGCGATTATCTTACAAATGTAGGAACAAAAAGAGCTTTTGAAATTGAGTTGGCAAATATAGAAGATGTATATAAAAGATATAAAATAGACTACTCGATATGCTTTTTTGATATAGATCATTTTAAAATAGTAAATGATAATTATGGTCATGAAGCAGGTGACACTATCTTATCTACTGTTGGCAAAATACTCAAAAAACAGTCAAGAGATATCGATTTTGTGGGTAGATATGGAGGAGAAGAGTTTGTGGTTATTATGCCAGAAACATCAAGAGATAATGCGATTTTGTTTGCAAAAAATATCTTATCAAATATATCAAATTTTAAGTTTTTGTATAAAGGCGAAGATATAGATATAACAATTAGCTGTGGAGTAGCTTCAAGAAAAGATAGTAAAAGTGACAGAGATACACTTGAAAAGGCAGACTCTCATCTATATGAAGCTAAAAATAGCGGTAGAAATTGCGTAAGGCCAACTGTTTAATGAGACTGAATGATTTTTTAAGTGCAAAACCGATGTATTATGATCAGATCGATTATACTAGATTTCCTAGAGCTTATGATTGTATAAAACATAGATTAAACTTGCCAAAAGTAGTGCATGTAGTAGGAACGAATGGCAAAGGAAGTACTGGAAGATTTTTAGCACAAATTTTAAAATTAAGCGGTAAAAAAGTTGGTCATTATACAAGTCCTCATATATTTAAATTTAATGAAAGATTTTGGATAAACGGCAAAGATGCTAGTGATGATGAGCTTGAAAAAGCGCACGAAGAACTTCTTACGTATTTTGATGAGTATCAAAAAACTACTAAATTTGGTGAGAATTTTATAGAAACTTTGAGTTATTTTGAGTTGGCAACTCTTTTGGGAGCTGTTTTATTTCGTGACTTTGATGAGGTCGTGTTTGAAGCTGGAATGGGTGGAGAGTTTGATGCTACAAATGTTTTTCCTAAAAAGCTTAGTATATTTACTCCAGTTGCGCTTGATCACGTCGGTATGTTAGGAGACACGTTAGAAGATATCGCTACGACAAAGCTAAATTCTATGGATAAGTTAGCCATAATTTGCAGTGATTTTTCTCTTATGGATCTTGCAAAAAATATCGCAAACAAACGCGGTTGTGATATTTTGATTGCTTCAAAAGAGATTAGCAGTGAGGTTGCTCAGTACGCTTTTAAATTTAAATTACCTAGTTTTTTAGTGGATAATCTTAATTTGGCCGTGTTTAGTGCAAAAGAACTAGGAATACAAAACTCAGATGAAATAGTATCTCATTTAGATAAATTAAGTCTTAGAGGGCGTTTGGAGAAGATAGCAAGTAATATAACGATAGATGTTGGACATAACGCTCACGCAGCAAGAGAGATAGCAAAAAACTTTACTAATAAAGTATATCTTATATATAACGCATTTGATGATAAAGATATAAAAG is from Campylobacter fetus subsp. testudinum 03-427 and encodes:
- the lnt gene encoding apolipoprotein N-acyltransferase (Pfam match to PF00795.18 CN_hydrolase); the encoded protein is MKLQSLAWVSFSKNLSTYFTLNFIRNGFEIAILISNFIFLSLLELKIFLYIGMILAIIGLYFLLKSTKQVWFWSGFFIGVFWFYWISFSLFYYGFWYLIPLGIVGIATIYAFLFLVSGYFSNLILRSIMLMALGYFYPFDFNWFNLELIFVDTIFKPQIWTLGAVLAAIICYIKFGFKVGFPILVIFLFLNLNSKTNPNLLPFNVELVNTNVPQSKKWERSLRSKFIDENLLLIDKAIEKNSSLIVFPESAFPLFLDHQPELLDVLKQKSNDIAIVVGALGYENNMSYNAAYVIQNENVQRLDKVVLVPFGEAIPLPEFFKNLINNIFFEGKKDFERAPSVSDYEVLGVKIRSAICYEASRDELYANSPKFMIAITNNGWFVPSIEPKLQQKLLKYYAFKHKTTIYHSVNGSKSEIITP
- the yajC gene encoding preprotein translocase subunit YajC (Pfam match to PF02699.11 YajC) — its product is MPEIVTSLLPLIVLFAIFYFLVIRPQQKQQKEHRNMLSNLQKGDKIVTNGGLFCEVVKPEDDFIKVKLNDEVIVRIDRNFVAKKIDKIEKSDA
- the secD gene encoding protein-export membrane protein SecD (Pfam match to PF02355.12 SecD_SecF) — its product is MLKGRVTYRLVIFILALIFGLGFSMPSFLQSEKGYKISLGLDLQGGLHMLLGVQTDEAITSKIKSIASSIRYFTNKNDILVENLKTDTDTVHLTILDSDEAKKIDEMLKSIKGLDIKKDGLNYRISLTAAEKIDTAKYAVDQAVETIRNRLDQFGLAEPTVAKQGDNQILVELPGIKTAADEQRAKDLIAKSAHLQLMALDEKRQDQANKMSEAEAYAYGDVLYPDVKNPKFKYLIKDIPVLDGNMLVDARVAFDNQTNSPIISFTLNAEGARIFGDFTGSNVGKRLAIVLDGKVYSAPVINERIGGGSGQISGGFSVEEAHDVAIALRSGALLAPVNMLEKRSIGPSLGQQSIDQSMVALAGGAILVVLFMVLIYGLAGVLANIALVVNILLLVAVMALFGATLTLPGMAGILLTIGMAVDANVIINERIRELLKAGQSVHVSIEKGYENAMSAIIDSNLTTLITSAALYAYGTGPVKGFAVTMSIGILASMLTAILGTHGMFEFLGKKIENNKNSMLWFGYKIRKVA
- the secF gene encoding protein-export membrane protein SecF (Pfam matches to PF02355.12 SecD_SecF, and to PF07549.10 Sec_GG) produces the protein MQIFDNGRIYDFMGKRWIFFCFSFILFFGSIVLICTKGLNYGIDFSGGTLIQVKYEGKAPLDDIRDKLLANEVLKNANVTEFGSDDEITIRYSGSSDSLGSDPGSVVTSILEGTGKFEIRRVDVVGPKVGSELRQKGLMAIGVSLILILVYIGVRFEWRFALAAIISEIHDVVITIGAISLLSIDVNLDTLAAVLTVLGYSLNDTIIIFDRIRERVKESKFIKLNDVINESVSLTLSRTIMTSMTTLLAVLVLFFFGGDMINGFSIIMLIGIIIGTISSVFIASPMLGWFKFSVDHYRSHLTAKEVKRKEKEKIRAMYEKGTI
- a CDS encoding putative membrane protein; protein product: MNWGKVIYTFFALMSLTTTAGFLYDKSEITLFIAASINLISTLLKIGVRNMLSAELFASSLVADLHLIPAFVLLVIGANEVIVYSLVIGGVIANIFSMFLLLTEASKIRDEF
- the leuS gene encoding leucyl-tRNA synthetase (Pfam matches to PF13603.2 tRNA-synt_1_2, and to PF00133.18 tRNA-synt_1, and to PF09334.7 tRNA-synt_1g) — its product is MEYSAKNIEYKWQQIWKKDGYSEPKDDYSLPKKYILSMFPYPSGRLHMGHVRNYSIGDALSRYYRNRGYNVLQPIGFDSFGMPAENAAIKHKIHPKIWTYDNIDYMTKELDALGFSFSKKRLFATSDPLYTRWEQEFFIKMYEKGLVYRKSAVVNWCENDQTVLANEQVEDGKCWRCGHEVVQKEMPGYYLKITDYANELLECLKDLEGKWPNQVLTMQENWIGKSYGLEFEFKFDSASKVLLDGMEGFKVFTTRPDTIYGVSYAAIAPEHIVVKKLLEKNILDEQTSDKLKFILNQSPKQRQSSDKDGLSLGLNVIHPLTNELVPVWCANFVLAEYGGGAVMSVPAHDERDFEFASKFNLNIKQIIKSDTLPYCEKNGVYINSELINGLEYEEAREKIISKFEKEGWGNRVTNYKLRDWGISRQRYWGAPIPMIHCKKCGVVPENISNLPVKLPDDVVITGEGNPLDKHSEFKNCKCPKCGGDATRETDTMDTFFESSWYFARFASDEKTWEDVAFDKKSVDYWMNVDQYIGGIEHAILHLLYARFFQKALRDLGYLRDCEPFDSLLTQGMVLKDGSKMSKSKGNTVDPDDIINKFGADTARLFILFAAPPQKELEWNDSAVEGAFKFINRLYDRSDNAYKTENIPQINHSNLNKDEKYARLKVYEALKKSTDVFENSFAFNTLIAACMEALNGLNAQDNKDVWTEGYFIILNLLEPIIPHACYELSNELFGLKNFTKLSLKDEVFVKDSLSLAITINGKRRAEIEVSAFESDDKILEIAKKEVSKWIDGKEILKEIYVPNKLINLVIKG
- a CDS encoding putative lipooligosaccharide transport system, OM component (LptE family) (Pfam match to PF04390.8 LptE), whose translation is MKTLLNLIVVLFFMGCGYKPVSVITADVLDESVWVDVIMSKTDPENTVAIKDSVREAMIKRLGRNLTTKEEANSIIIASIKSLTFNAILYDQFGYVTAYKTNLIVDYKVKLKNGDIKYITTSGDYDFRITKRINNTRFTDSVISDKDRFEAIKNASLQSFDEFISRLAIEGLRDGKYSK
- a CDS encoding diguanylate cyclase (Pfam match to PF00990.17 GGDEF); translated protein: MASIVSEVIKDVILEANSKKIVLTPDNYHMLFCEAAKRKGVSVEDCKKLEKYISKLDKVYQDELKKMNVRNLDELFAFISSRLNRINPSDFTKLTQAFTLLTKRILQSISLLHNKQARNLANISVQTIDKKISVENINIIKDKWFNFLSDYNDDYLKKLEQYGIKNSDDLENIVSKLLNAKFIPSSDDRDYTKLAELMIAALVPSIASSMNDELAAISDEIRAKPELLQSEGMQSDIKKFILKRVDLDKGEVKQKIIILDRILDDINERIKYFISRVAQNEDGISSIKNDLNNIKSNDDYIIVKEKLLHVSNSFEFEIKDFLAKLVEDKKVISELKARVKELEDMLLRAKEEISSDYLTNVGTKRAFEIELANIEDVYKRYKIDYSICFFDIDHFKIVNDNYGHEAGDTILSTVGKILKKQSRDIDFVGRYGGEEFVVIMPETSRDNAILFAKNILSNISNFKFLYKGEDIDITISCGVASRKDSKSDRDTLEKADSHLYEAKNSGRNCVRPTV
- the folC gene encoding bifunctional folypolyglutamate synthetase / dihydrofolate synthetase (bifunctional~Pfam match to PF08245.8 Mur_ligase_M) encodes the protein MRLNDFLSAKPMYYDQIDYTRFPRAYDCIKHRLNLPKVVHVVGTNGKGSTGRFLAQILKLSGKKVGHYTSPHIFKFNERFWINGKDASDDELEKAHEELLTYFDEYQKTTKFGENFIETLSYFELATLLGAVLFRDFDEVVFEAGMGGEFDATNVFPKKLSIFTPVALDHVGMLGDTLEDIATTKLNSMDKLAIICSDFSLMDLAKNIANKRGCDILIASKEISSEVAQYAFKFKLPSFLVDNLNLAVFSAKELGIQNSDEIVSHLDKLSLRGRLEKIASNITIDVGHNAHAAREIAKNFTNKVYLIYNAFDDKDIKAVLNELKHIISKILIYEYDSDNRKLAGEKISNIAKDFGIECEKFSNLEDDKNYLVFGSFMLVEHFLKDTIEK